From a single Micromonospora pallida genomic region:
- the mtrA gene encoding MtrAB system response regulator MtrA, which produces MRARVLVVDDDPALAEMLGIVLRNEGFQPSFVADGERALAAFRENRPDIVLLDLMLPGMSGIDVARAIRGESGVPIVMLTAKSDTVDVVLGLESGADDYVVKPFKPKELVARVRARLRRGEDAAPEMLSIGPPDNQITIDVPAHTVSRNGDEVKLTPLEFDLLVALARKPRQVFTREVLLEQVWGYRHAADTRLVNVHVQRLRAKIEPDPERPEIILTVRGVGYKAGTG; this is translated from the coding sequence ATGAGAGCACGGGTACTGGTGGTCGACGACGACCCTGCGCTGGCCGAGATGCTCGGCATCGTGCTGCGCAACGAGGGGTTCCAGCCCTCCTTCGTCGCCGACGGGGAGCGAGCCCTGGCCGCCTTCCGGGAGAACCGGCCCGACATCGTCCTGCTCGACCTGATGCTGCCGGGGATGAGCGGCATCGACGTGGCCCGTGCGATCCGGGGCGAGTCGGGTGTGCCGATCGTCATGCTGACCGCCAAGAGCGACACCGTCGACGTCGTGCTCGGGTTGGAGTCCGGGGCGGACGACTACGTGGTCAAGCCGTTCAAGCCCAAGGAACTGGTGGCCCGGGTGCGGGCCCGGTTGCGTCGGGGTGAGGACGCCGCGCCGGAGATGCTCAGCATCGGCCCGCCGGACAACCAGATCACCATCGACGTGCCGGCGCACACGGTCAGTCGCAACGGCGACGAGGTCAAGCTCACCCCGCTGGAGTTCGACCTGCTGGTGGCGCTGGCCCGCAAGCCGCGTCAGGTGTTCACCCGCGAGGTCCTGCTGGAGCAGGTCTGGGGGTACCGGCACGCGGCGGACACCCGACTGGTGAACGTGCACGTCCAGCGCCTGCGGGCCAAGATCGAGCCGGATCCGGAGCGACCGGAAATCATCCTGACCGTGCGGGGCGTGGGCTACAAGGCGGGTACGGGATAG